The stretch of DNA ataagaaaaggtcaccttaacgaaaaaataaaaaatacgggtctaatattttgcaataaagaaagaaactaccacttttcatggaaatctgaggagcactatatcggtttgacatgaaatggatgtatatatatatatatatatatatatatgtatatatatatatatatatatatatatatatatatatatatatatatatatatatatatatatatatatatatatatatatatatatatatatatatatatatatatatatatatatatatatatatatatatatatatatatatatatatatatataatttttcaattcaatcaaaatatagtaacaaaataattaggtaaaacgtgtatacaattccttcacatttcctctaaactaagtatcgtaatatcaattaaattcattttttttctaaattcaatacaaacccaacgtaatttatttttattggcaacactggaaaaatcgactttgtttacaaaatttatcgaaatcgaccaatcagaaatcagaacgactgacagaaatttggtccgtatctgacagaaacttggtccgtaaaagaccccctattgtctgatcttatcttagctttaaacaaaacacaatactctagtgccgaagctcgctcctaaTCAGTCTGTGTCTTTCACGCtttaagcaaataattccccttctgctttcttccgtactgttatcatataccgctcccctaaccagcTTAGTGACGAAATGGCCGTATCTTAGGATATACCAAGGCACCTAGAAGTATATcataaggtgaggccgtttcgttacTAAGTTGGTTacgggagcggtatatgaaaacagtacggaagaaagcagaaaggggattatttgcttgaagggtgatagagacagactgatcaggagcgagcttcggcactatcgtattgtgttttgtttacaaacaagctTATTTCTTTCATTAGAACAACTGAAAACATGAAAGGGTTTtcacaaaaaatgtttgatgccaaatgttttcaaGTTGCACGAAaggtcgagatctactgtcatctcgaaatttatattgaaattGATGGAAGTTTATTTGAAATACGTTTGTACAACTTGAGAGCTAGTTTGGGAATGCCATGAAAATTTTCTCCACGAGCGCTTGACAGCTTCTCAAGGCCTACTTCGCAAGGCCTACTTCTTCACCCCCTCTCGATTGTGGAGTCCTATAATCCGCCGGAGATCCTCGAATCTTCCAACGTCCAACATCTTGGTAAAAATGTCCGCCAACTGATGTTCAGTCCGAACATGTTCTACTCGTATACGTCCTGCTGCAATGTGATCCCGAATGAAATGGTGTTTGATATCGATGTGCTTTGCTCGTTTGCACTCCAGGTTCTGAGCCATCCCAATGCAGCCACGGTTGTCTTTGTATATAGGTATCGGTTTCGTAATCTTTACATCAAGGTCGCCCAAGAGTCCAGTCAACCAAATTGCTTCTGTCACACCAGCACTCAACGCAACGTATTCGGCTTCGCTGGAGGAGGTAGCCACGGTTGTTTGCTTCTTGCTTGGCCATGAGACCGCGTTGCCATAAACTTGGAATACGAATCCGCTCACCGATTTCCTATCCACAGTATCCGTCGCCCAGTCCGAGTCAGTGAATCCAACTAATGGCTCCACGTCCTTGCCACGAGAGAACTCCAGAAACATGTCCTTCGTACCTTTCATGTAACGTACCACTCGTTTTAGGGCTGTCCAGTGTAGTTGTTCCGGTTCTTGCTGAAATCGTCCAAGGTATCCAACTGGGAAACAAATGTCCGGCCGAGTGGACATCATAACGTACATTAAGCTGCCTAGAACTTCTCGGTACGGTTCATCAACGGTTCCAGTATTACTGCAAGTCAGCTGTAATCCTTTTTCCACGGGTGTTCTTGTTGGGTTGCAATCATTCATACCAAATTTCTTCAGCACTTTTTCAATGCTTGCTCCTTGCGAAAACTGTATCTTTTCTGGTGTCCGATCGTACGCAATTTTCATGCCAAGGACGTGTTGCATCTCACCACAATCCGTCATTTTGAAGAACTGAGATAACttctttttcacttcttcaacaGTCTTGATCCTTAATCCCATGATCAGCAGGTCATCGACGTATATGACTAGGTAGACATCATCGTTCCCCCTCTCGTCGATCCGGGTGTATAAACAATAATCATGCTGTGATCTCTTGAATCCAAGCTTCAACAATACTTCATTGAGTTTTTGATTCCAGCACTTTGGAGCCTGCTTGAGACCATATAATGACTTCTGCAGCTGGCAAACTATATCAGGTTCCGCTTCAACACCATCGGGTATGGCCatgaaaattttctcttgaagctCACCATGCAAGAAAGCCGTCTTCACATCCATCTGGTGTATGAACATTCCTCTCTGCAACACAACAGCTAAGGCTACTCGAATCGTCGTCAGCTTAGCTACTGGTGTATAGGTTTCGTGATAATCGAGGCCAGGTTTCTGGAGAAACCCTTTCACAACCAACCTAGCCTTATGTCTCACAGTATTTCCATCAGCATCTTCTTTAACGCAGAATACCCACTTCGGTTGTAATGGCTTCACTTTTGCTGGACGTTTCACCAGGCGCCACACGTGGTTGCTTTCCATGGATTTCAGCTCATCACGGACAGCCGCCAACCATTGGTCCTGATCATCACGCCCTTCGATCTCCGCGTAGGATGATGGTGGATCTGTAGAATTAAAATTTTCAGCAGCAGAGGTTGCTCTAAATCCAGTTAGAAAGTCAAGCAACTTACCTGGGAGCCTGCGCTCCCGTTCGCTATGCCTCGTGGTTGACTTCGGACAGTCGTCACTTCTTTGTTGCGAAGGGAGCGCCCCAGGGTTTACTTTTACTTCTCCTTCTTCCAAATCCTCGAACTCGTCTTCTTCATCAGTCCCGGAATCAGGAACTGCATCTAGTTCTTGAACAGAGCTTTTCAAAACGTCCCCCTCTGGTTCGTACAATGTGGGGATCACCAAGGGAACCTCAGATGCTTCATCGAATTGGTCTGCATACGGGAAGCATTCCTCATTGGATTTCACGTCTCTTGCAATCACTATTTTTCTTGTTGCTCTGTCCCATAGCCGATATCCATTCGGAGCGTAGCCAACCATTATCGTCTCGCGGCTTTTGGGATCCAACTTCTTCCTCTGTTGGTTTGGGATCCACGCCATGGCCTTGCACCCGAAAATTCTGATCTTGTTAAGGTCCGGTTTCACAGTCATCCGTCTCTCAGCAGGAGTTTCGTTTCCATCCAACGCCACCGTGGGACAACGGTTCAAGAGGTACGTCGCCGTCAAAGCCGCTTCCGACCACATGTTTTTGGGAACTTTTGAATCAATTAACATTGATCTTACCTTTTCAACCAGGGTGCGGTTGAAACGTTCAGCTACCCCGTTTTGCTGAGGAGAATAAGCTACCGTTGGTTGAACTTGAATGCCTCGCTTCTTGTAGTATTTCAATTGTTCATTCGAAAAGAATTCACGGCCTTGATCCACGGTTAACTTGCAAATCCTTGTCTGCCACTGAGTAGTAGCCATAGCTTCAAACTCTTTGAAACACCGGAATACATCCGACTTTCGCTTGATTGTATAGATCACAGCAAAATGCGACCAGTCGTCAATGAACGACACGAAGTAATTTGATCCATCCCACGTCGGCGGATCAATGGGACCACACACATCTGAATGAACCCTCTCTAGCGGACGTGTGGCATGTTCTCGTACACCATCGAACGGTTCTCGACACTGCTTCGCCATTACGCACGTATCGCAAAAACCAATCCACTCAACTTTCTTCACAAAACCCGTAGTCATTTCGTGCTTCGCCAGATTGTTCAACGCTTGCTGACTTGCATGACCCATACGACGATGCCACAACTTACTTGTTTCGGTCACAGTGATATTAGCTGTTCCCGTAGAACTGACATCCAATTCCAGTTGGTACAAGTTTCCACGAAGATATGCCACACCTATCAGTTCTCCGTTCTTCTTGAACTCCGCACGATCTTGACCTCCACGACCAGTGAAAAGAACATCGATTTCAGCCTGCAAGAGCTTCTTGACCGAGAGCAGGTTTTCTCGTAGATCCGGCAACAGTACAACGTTCTGTATATGAAATTCAATCCCTTTGTTGGACATACCTTTAATTTCTCCAGCAAACTTCACAACGAGTGTATCGTCGTTTTTAGCCACATCGATGATGAACGGATCTTTCAATTTTCGCACGGACTGCAGATGACTTGCATCGTTCACGAGATGATCGCTACATCCCGAATCCACGCAGAAGTGAATCTTCCTGGCTTCAGACTTTCTCTGGTCACCGTTTGCCATGAATGCGACTGCCTTACTACCGACCGCAGCATTTGCGCTGCCTTCCGGTTTCTTTGAACGACAATCCTTTTTCATGTGTCCGGGCTTTCCGCAGCGGTGACACTTACCAGAAAACTTCTTCTGGTTCTGATTCTTTTTCTTACCGCCGACAAACGCCGCACCATTATCTTCACTCGAGTCATCCAGACGATCTGCCCGTTTGCTCTCTTCAGCCAACAGCCGCTGCTTGACTGTCTCCAGCTTCAGGTCCTTCTCCGCCAGATTCTCGAGTGCCGTCACCAGAGGGTCGTAACTATCGGGTAGAGTTAAAAATAATTGCGCCACCAAATCACCTTCTTCCATTTTAGCTCCTGCGGACTTGAGTTACCTGACAAGGTCATCGAAAACAGTAAAATGAGCTCGCATGGACGATCCTTCCTTCTTACGCAGCCGCGCCAACTGCTTCTTGAGCAAAGTCTGGCTTGATACCGACCGTTTCGCGAAAGTTTCTTCCAGAGCCTTCCACATTTCAGCCGCTGTTTCCTTTTCCCGGACAACTTCAAGAACATCATCCGCAATAAATCCCACAAGAACAGATTTGGCCTTCTTGTTCGTTAGTTCCCACTTCGCACGACCCTCAGCGCCTTCAGCCGGAACTGGTCCCGTCAGCACAGAAGATACTTCAACTGCGTCCATGTATAGCTTGACCCGGAAACACCAATTTTCATAGTTTGGTCCGGTCAACTGCGGGATTCCTTCCTttgctgggcccataacctattgAAATTGATGGAAGTTTATTTGAAATACGTTTGTACAACTTGAGAGCTAGTTTGGGAATGCCATGAAAATTTTCTCCACGAGCGCTTGACAGCTTCTCAAGGCCTACTTCGCAAGGCCTACTTCTTCAATTTATTTTGTCAAAATTCGACCCTCTAGGACTGGaattttttcggaatatgaggcaaaacgtatggtttaaagtgccaatgaaaatggtcatcttgaTTTTTTATGAGTAACTTTCTGTAAAATGTTGACTCGCACGACAAAATActtaatgcaaaatattagctcagtTGTAATTTGATTCTAGTTTACAAAGGGTGAGTACATGAAataggggttttcaaaaaaattgtgagataacagtaaatctcgacgtttcaggcaattttaagacatttgaataaaaaaattctatAGAAAACTTCGATCTCATGTACTCAcatcaacaaaattaaaattagtcATATATTCTCATTATTTCTCTGAGTGTGCTGATATTAAAGATGTCCGATTAAACCTTGACTACCTATATGCTTGAGATCAACTACCTTCTACAATGATAAATACTGTTGACAAATAGCGATCTTGCCAGCTTGTTGATTTTCGTTTACAGATTTTGGACGCGTGCTTCCCAAGCCGCAGAAAGTTTGGTAGCAttatttaattttgtttatcGTTTTGTTTGTTACCTCTTGAAATCATCCGATTTGTAAAGAATGGGCGATGTCATTAAAtctcttcgtgaaaaatcacagaaacgAAAAAAGTTACTGGCTCAAACGGTGAATTGTTTTGAAGTATCTTTCCCAAAGTCTCACCATTTTGTGTTCGAAATTCTAGCTAGGAGTATCGAGTGTGGAGGACCTAAAGCATGTATTAGGTACAGCAGAGGACACTCCAATTAATAAATCACAGCGATATGATGATGAGGAAGCAAGCTCCTCCAAAAAGTCACAATCAGAGGGAATGGTTTACCGCGATTCATCCACCTTTCTGAAAGTAAgtgaccttttttttttagataaattataagatgttttctttttcctttgaAGGGAACACAATCATCAAATCCTCATAACGATTACTGCCAACATTTTGTCGATACGGGTCAGCGACCACAAAACTTTATTCGGGATGTCGGATTAGCCGACCGTTTCGAGGAGTATCCGAAGCTGAGAGAGTTGATTCGCTTGAAGGATGAGCTAATTTCGGAAACCGCTTCTCCTCCCATGTATTTACGCGCTGAtctcaaaaatttcgatttgaAAACATTGGGTACTAAATTCGATGTGATTTTGATTGAACCTCCGCTGGAGGAATACGCTCGTGGTGGTGCCGCTGTTGCGGCTGGAGCTCCCCGAAACTTTTGGTCCTGGGATGAAATCCTAGCTCTCGATATCGGTGAGGTAGCAGCGCATAGAAGTTTCGTTTTTCTTTGGTGTGGCAGCTCAGAAGGGTTGGATATGGGAAGGAATTGCCTGCGAAAATGGGGCTTTCGTCGCTGCGAGGACATCTGCTGGATTAGAACAAATATTGACTCTCCTGGTCATTCGAAAATACTCGAGCCTAAAGCAGTGTTCCAGCGTACCAAAGAGCACTGTCTAATGGGTATCAAAGGTACGGTGCGGCGTTCAACAGACGGCGATTTTATCCATGCTAATGTGGACATCGATTTGATCATCTCGGAGGAAGCCGATTTCGGTAGTTTAGAGAAACCAATCGAGATTTTCCATATTATCGAGCACTTCTGTTTGGGACGTCGAAGGCTACACATCTTTGGACGTGATTCGACTATTCGCCCGGGTTGGGTCACCATTGGACCGGAGTTGACCAATTCGAACTTCAACAGTGAATTGTACGCAAATTCGTTCGAAGAGAACCCGACCACCGGTTGTACCGAACGGATTGAGGCCCTAAGACCGAAGAGTCCTCCGGCAAACGGAAAGGTTTTGCGTGGCCGGGGTAGAGGATTCTCTCGTATAAGAGGAAGAAGCAGGGTTTAATCGGAAACGCTCTTGTtaagaagtttatttcaaaacCTTGATATACACATATATTTGACTCTAGAGAGGATCTACTTTCAATTATATTCACAATCACAAATAAAACGGAATGCGTTTGTAAATAAATAGCATACTATAATAAACTGATGACATTGCATGGGATGCTGAAATTATTCTTCTGGACATGGCATGAACATGGGCTGGCTGGAAAGTTTTTGTATTGAGAATGAAATGCAACTTTTAAACATATTTCTACATGAGGCGTTGtgcactggattcttttttacgcgattttttccCGTGTTTTTTCAGGTGATTCTCTCGATGTTACGCAATTTGCTCAAAGTTAAacgtaaatgaaaaaaaaaatatttttggcacTTTTAAAAACGATGTAACgataatagattttttttcgccaGAGTAACAtgtaattcaattttgtgcAGAATTCAATCAAGTCTCCAAAACAGTTTAGGCTAATTGGATTCGTTATTAGTTTGGTTACGGAAATATCGCCGTGGTCTacaaaaagttttgaaaaaaaacataacatttaATTGGCAGACTATTCAAGAGCGCTTCCGATGCATCCGAAGATTaacaaattttcgtattttgtaaatcgatagaatcttatcgaatcgagtttTTCCTCGAACGTCGTGTATtgcgaattgcatattttgaaatgttgccgaaatgtttcccaaCGCAAAATATCAGGAAtgcaacaatcaaacaaaacagctcgaaaaattatgccgacagcTTTCACCCGACTTTATCTATAACAACAAAATACAGCTGACGAGCGAAATTCTGTTCAactagaattacataatagggttctatatttaattttagaaatttcgaaTTCCTCATTCATAACTGTTGTTTTATTCATGactatatttcatgaaataaatctGTATAATTATTTCACATTACTCAacatagttttaaaataaacatAACAACACTTCATAaaaactcgcattcgcagtcttcaaaggCGAAGTTTTCTCCACGAATTAAGTTTTTATTCGAAACCTTATACCGGATGTTTCCAGCATTTACAATTGGTCAGTTAATATTTTCGGATCACtaagaactaaaaaaaatattttactagaGCTTGTGATCTTTTATTCCCGCTTGCTTAAAGACTAAAATACAATTTGATCTTAAGCTCTAAAGTCAGCTCGCGTGCTGTGTTTATCTTTTCGGGTGGCCTGATTTCTGTCCTTGAAATAATGCTGACCGGCGGCTAGCTCATATCGTTGTTTTGATGAGTTATTATGTTTATGCTGGCGAGCTCCGTTCTCGCGATATCGGTTATGGCTGCTGCTAACTCCTTGTTTATGTTTACGTTTGGGCTGTCGCTAACTCCTCCCCTCTTAAATGATTTTGTCCTCAAAATTTGCTTGTCGTGCGATATGGAGTTGGAGTGTTTATGAATTCTTCGATTTCTCGTTTTCGTTCCTCTGATAAGTCGTTTGATGTTTTTGTTTCTGTTAAATTGATTTCCTCTTTGTCTGAATCTGGATCTTTGATGCTCAGCTGAATGTTTGTATTAGATTTCCAAGAGTGTAAGCAGGAAATGGCTATGGCTATGGCTGCGACAATTATCAACGTCATTCCGAATgatccaaaaatatttattttccattGCAAGGAATTATTTTGTAAATGAAGAGTTTCCAATTTATCTCGGTGTTCAAGTGTCAAATTTTGAAGGTATTCTACTGGTGGTTCATCAATGGTACTTATTTCATGAACAAGTAATCCTGTAGTTGGCTGATAAGATTTGCCGGTGAATTCATAATTAGTGTATGTTTCTCCATTAATGTAgagattgcagttgtgaaatTGTAAGAGAAATGATCCATTGAGAAATCTGTTAGAACTACTGCAATTTGATGATATTTCGGCTAATGCTTCGTTAATGAAAATAACTTCATCATTAATTCGTTTGATGAGTCCTTTCGTGTAAACTTTTTCAAAGATACATGTTGAATGTCTTCCTCTAACGAGATAATTGATGCATTCTGTTGTAGGTTCCAGGTTGCTGTTAtcacaaatgaatttacttcCTCCTCTGTCTTCACATGGTCCTTTGACTTCGTATATATGGGTTGAATTTTGTATTATGTAATTTTGTTTGACTGTTATACGTTTTTGATTCCTTATCACGGAGTCAATGTAATTGTATTGAAATTCATTTGGGCTTACATGAGGTACTTTCAAAATGTACATGATGTGTGAATTATTAATTGCAACTTGTACTTGTGATTGTGACAGGAGCTCTTCAAATGACGATATGTATATGTCTCGACTTTCTAGAAATGTACCGATTAGGTGAAAATCTTGAATGGATAGCAATTTACTGCTTGGGATGCCATGTTTTGCCATAAGTACTGCCTCTTCAATTGTTTCCACTTGGTCTTGAAGTGAATCCAAGTTTGAGAGTATAATTAGTTGATTTGTTTCTGCCGAgtgatttttcattctttctgtTTCTAGGGTTAACACCTGGTTTGCAATTTTTGTGACTTCGAGTAATCGttctccaatttttttgttGATTAATATCTGTTCGTTATTCTGACCGATGAGGGAGTTCATTGATGAGTTAATTATGCGGAGATCTTCAGCATCAAGGTTTCCGGCGATCCACTTCCATACAGTGCCTATGGTGTCCCATCGTTTGTGTCTTCTTTTGAAaggttttattttcaaatatgtttctaataatttataatgttttatttgtatcaATTCGTATAATGCATTGTTAGAATATTTGTTTTGGATTTCTTGATCGAGATTTTCAATCGTTGTTTCTATTTCATTTAGATTTATTGGGTGGGCAACTCTTACGTGACCTATCTTTATTTTTGCAATACCTAAAGGTATTATGGCCAGAGGATTATTGGTTAAATCATGTACTTGTAATAGTGAGTATGCTACAGGTACGCAGAGCGCGAGCCTGAAAAGATAGAAGATGATGTGGAGTGGTTAGTTTTATTTTACACATTTTCTGAGATTCGATTTATGAATTTTTCGTCCTAATTCATCAATTACAAAAGTTTCatgatcttcttttatttttatctttttaaATTGTGGGTCTCTTTTAGATACAGTATTTGTTTTTTCGTATGCGTAACAATTTTCTgggaattttaaatattttggaactgtaattttattatttttattttgatatattttaATTATTCGATCCAAATTTTCTTGTCTTTGTTTTGCAAAATCTGCGAATGACAGGTTGTCTCT from Toxorhynchites rutilus septentrionalis strain SRP chromosome 3, ASM2978413v1, whole genome shotgun sequence encodes:
- the LOC129777199 gene encoding N6-adenosine-methyltransferase non-catalytic subunit, with translation MGDVIKSLREKSQKRKKLLAQTLGVSSVEDLKHVLGTAEDTPINKSQRYDDEEASSSKKSQSEGMVYRDSSTFLKGTQSSNPHNDYCQHFVDTGQRPQNFIRDVGLADRFEEYPKLRELIRLKDELISETASPPMYLRADLKNFDLKTLGTKFDVILIEPPLEEYARGGAAVAAGAPRNFWSWDEILALDIGEVAAHRSFVFLWCGSSEGLDMGRNCLRKWGFRRCEDICWIRTNIDSPGHSKILEPKAVFQRTKEHCLMGIKGTVRRSTDGDFIHANVDIDLIISEEADFGSLEKPIEIFHIIEHFCLGRRRLHIFGRDSTIRPGWVTIGPELTNSNFNSELYANSFEENPTTGCTERIEALRPKSPPANGKVLRGRGRGFSRIRGRSRV